The Virgibacillus phasianinus genome includes a window with the following:
- a CDS encoding homocysteine S-methyltransferase family protein, with the protein MKRSLEERLKEGTVIAGEGYLFELERRGYLQAGSFVPEIALDNPQALKQAYRDYMNAGSDVVLAFTYNAHREKMRIIGKEELLEPLNRSAIRLAKEVAKEHPKEEALVAGNISNTNIFDPEDSESRARVRNIFAEMVKWCKEEEVDFVNGETFYYHEEALIAFEEIRKQNLPAVITLGLMGENILRDGYTVDESCKLLSEKGALVVGMNCFRGPDTMQPYLAEIRKNVDGYVAGLPIPYRTTEENPTFFNLPDGGCGCNLPTETTFPTALDPLYHNRYELAAWAKEANDIGINYLGLCCGASPAMLRAVAEAVGVETINSKYSPDMEKHFLFGQDKTLKEHNLNYRLKA; encoded by the coding sequence ATGAAGCGTAGTTTGGAAGAACGTTTAAAAGAAGGGACTGTGATTGCTGGGGAAGGTTATTTATTTGAACTGGAGCGAAGGGGTTATTTGCAGGCTGGCTCTTTTGTACCGGAAATAGCACTGGATAACCCCCAGGCACTTAAACAAGCATACAGGGACTATATGAATGCTGGTTCGGATGTCGTATTAGCTTTCACGTATAATGCCCACAGGGAAAAAATGCGGATAATTGGCAAGGAGGAGTTACTAGAGCCATTAAATCGAAGTGCCATCCGGCTAGCAAAAGAAGTTGCCAAGGAACATCCGAAAGAAGAAGCATTAGTGGCCGGGAATATATCAAATACGAATATTTTTGATCCCGAAGATTCTGAATCAAGGGCCAGAGTAAGAAATATATTTGCGGAAATGGTGAAATGGTGCAAAGAAGAGGAGGTTGACTTCGTGAATGGGGAAACATTTTATTACCACGAAGAAGCTCTTATAGCGTTTGAGGAAATCCGCAAACAGAATCTGCCTGCAGTCATTACGCTCGGGTTAATGGGAGAAAACATTTTACGGGATGGCTATACGGTTGATGAATCTTGCAAACTACTTTCTGAAAAAGGTGCGTTGGTCGTTGGGATGAACTGTTTTCGAGGCCCTGATACGATGCAGCCGTATCTTGCTGAAATACGAAAAAATGTCGATGGATATGTAGCCGGCCTGCCTATACCATACCGTACAACAGAAGAAAACCCTACATTCTTTAATTTACCTGATGGAGGATGCGGTTGTAATTTACCTACAGAAACAACCTTTCCGACTGCGCTTGATCCACTTTACCATAATCGCTATGAGCTGGCAGCGTGGGCAAAAGAGGCTAACGATATCGGTATTAATTACCTCGGTTTATGCTGTGGGGCATCGCCGGCAATGCTGCGAGCAGTGGCAGAAGCGGTAGGCGTTGAAACAATTAACTCTAAGTACTCTCCCGATATGGAGAAACATTTCCTTTTTGGCCAAGACAAAACACTTAAGGAACATAATTTGAACTATCGATTAAAGGCATAA
- a CDS encoding methionine biosynthesis PLP-dependent protein, with translation MTKGNIETRLVQLGNKSDGTTGAVNPPIYLSTAFQHQGIGKSTGYDYTRTKNPTRSILEQGIADLEVGDCGYACSSGMAAIQLALSLFRSGDELIVPEDIYGGTYRLLKHYSDVYAIQTNYSEFKNVRETEKLITSKTKALFIETPTNPLMQEIDIEAFAALANKYNLLLIVDNTFLTPYLQQPLDHGADIVIHSATKYIGGHNDVLAGLVVAKGQTICEKLAEHHNASGGVLSPLDSWLLIRGLKTLAIRMDQHEENAKNIADYLLSEPKVSDVLYPGKGGMLSFRLKESKWIQPFLENLKLITFAESLGGVESFITYPPTQTHADIPEEERVRRGIDDRLLRFSVGIEQVEDLIADLKYVFSTLEQEVYGHEY, from the coding sequence ATGACAAAAGGAAATATAGAAACAAGGTTAGTTCAGCTAGGTAATAAAAGTGATGGGACTACAGGTGCTGTAAACCCACCAATATATTTATCAACAGCATTTCAGCATCAAGGAATTGGCAAATCCACTGGATATGACTATACGCGCACGAAAAATCCAACCCGATCAATTTTGGAACAAGGAATTGCAGACTTGGAGGTTGGTGATTGTGGCTATGCGTGCAGTTCCGGAATGGCAGCAATTCAGTTAGCCCTTTCCCTTTTCCGTTCAGGAGATGAGCTAATTGTTCCGGAAGACATTTACGGAGGAACTTATCGATTACTTAAACATTATTCAGATGTTTATGCTATACAAACAAATTATTCCGAGTTTAAGAATGTCCGTGAGACAGAAAAGTTGATTACTTCAAAAACGAAAGCATTATTCATTGAAACACCTACCAATCCATTGATGCAGGAAATTGATATCGAAGCATTTGCAGCTCTTGCAAATAAATATAACCTGTTACTTATTGTGGACAATACTTTTCTGACCCCTTACTTGCAGCAGCCACTGGACCATGGAGCCGATATCGTTATTCATAGTGCTACCAAATACATCGGTGGACATAATGATGTGCTGGCTGGATTAGTCGTTGCTAAAGGACAAACAATCTGCGAAAAATTGGCTGAACACCATAATGCTTCCGGTGGAGTCCTTTCTCCTCTTGATTCTTGGTTGCTAATTAGGGGATTGAAAACACTTGCAATACGAATGGATCAACACGAAGAAAATGCAAAGAATATAGCCGACTACTTACTGAGTGAACCCAAGGTGAGCGACGTTTTATACCCAGGAAAGGGCGGCATGCTTTCATTCCGTCTCAAGGAAAGTAAATGGATTCAACCTTTTTTAGAAAATCTTAAATTAATAACATTTGCGGAAAGTCTTGGAGGAGTAGAAAGTTTTATTACTTATCCTCCCACCCAGACCCATGCCGACATCCCGGAAGAGGAAAGGGTGCGCCGTGGAATAGATGATCGATTATTGCGTTTTTCTGTTGGCATTGAACAGGTCGAAGATTTGATAGCAGATTTAAAATACGTATTTTCAACCCTTGAACAGGAGGTCTATGGACATGAGTATTGA
- the metC gene encoding cystathionine beta-lyase translates to MSIDKDQLETRLIHASSHVDIERKTGAVNVPIYLSSTFHQESFDDFGPFDYSRTGNPTRQVLEQTIANLEGGVRGLAFSSGMAAISSAFMLLSAGDHVLISEDVYGGTYRFVTEILTKFKFDYTFVNMTDLHETAKAIRANTKVIYVETPSNPCLNITDIEGIVKIARANQCHTFLDNTFMTPLYQKPLELGVDIVLHSATKFLSGHSDIIAGLAVTKNEELGEQLAFIQNSFGSILGAQDSYHLIRGIKTLSARLNQSSYSAEKLASYLHDHPLIEEVFYPSLTYHPGNSIHARQSKGNGAVLSFRLPDKDAAKTFIEQIRLPVFAVSLGGVESILSYPATMSHAAMPKKERLKRGITDGLFRLSVGLEHVDDLIADLNQALRVVEHQRTLV, encoded by the coding sequence ATGAGTATTGACAAAGATCAGCTTGAAACAAGATTAATTCATGCTTCTTCACATGTCGACATTGAACGGAAAACGGGTGCAGTAAATGTGCCTATTTATTTATCATCTACTTTTCATCAGGAGAGCTTTGATGATTTTGGCCCATTTGATTACAGCCGTACAGGGAATCCGACAAGGCAAGTATTGGAACAGACAATTGCCAATTTGGAAGGTGGTGTTAGGGGGTTAGCCTTTTCTTCTGGGATGGCGGCCATTTCATCAGCTTTTATGTTACTATCCGCTGGCGACCATGTGTTAATTTCAGAAGATGTTTACGGGGGCACGTATCGTTTTGTGACGGAGATATTAACTAAATTCAAGTTTGACTACACCTTTGTAAATATGACCGACCTGCATGAAACCGCAAAGGCGATTCGGGCAAATACAAAAGTAATTTATGTGGAAACACCATCCAATCCATGTTTAAATATTACCGACATCGAGGGAATCGTTAAAATTGCCAGAGCTAATCAGTGCCATACCTTCCTTGATAATACCTTTATGACACCACTATACCAAAAACCGCTTGAACTTGGGGTGGATATCGTTCTTCATAGTGCCACCAAGTTTTTATCTGGACATAGTGATATTATTGCCGGTTTGGCGGTGACAAAGAACGAGGAACTTGGTGAACAATTAGCATTTATTCAAAATTCCTTTGGATCAATTTTAGGCGCACAAGATTCTTATCATTTAATCCGAGGCATTAAAACCTTAAGTGCCCGTTTAAATCAATCATCCTATTCCGCTGAAAAATTAGCATCATATTTGCATGATCACCCATTAATTGAAGAAGTGTTTTACCCTAGTTTAACCTATCATCCAGGTAATTCCATCCATGCCAGGCAGTCTAAAGGAAACGGCGCTGTTCTTTCTTTCAGATTACCTGATAAAGATGCTGCTAAAACATTTATCGAACAAATTCGGTTGCCTGTTTTTGCGGTTAGTCTTGGTGGGGTCGAGTCAATTCTTTCTTATCCAGCAACAATGTCTCACGCCGCAATGCCAAAGAAAGAAAGGCTAAAAAGAGGTATTACAGACGGATTGTTTAGACTCTCTGTTGGACTGGAACACGTCGATGATTTAATTGCAGATCTAAATCAGGCATTACGGGTGGTTGAACACCAAAGAACGTTAGTATAA
- the dacB gene encoding D-alanyl-D-alanine carboxypeptidase/D-alanyl-D-alanine endopeptidase: MNLKGKLNTVLLVFLMVILAIMPLTMEENTSFVKASDDSKTPTESAKVASDETAQLTKKIDEILNDERLDGAIAGVSIRNAGNGAVLYSHDSDIRLHPASNEKIITGASALDVLGPDYRFSTEVLTDGEVKGKVLKGNLYLKGKGDPTLMKKDLTQFAKELKKKGIHKIKGDLIGDDSWFDDVRLSTDLNWDDEPYYTGAQVSALTIAPNDDYDAGTVIVEVYPGEEAEAKPKIKLVPETDYLTIVNKAKTVGKNESKDISIEREHGTNRIVIEGNIPVDGSRSRVWRSVWEPTGYALDVFRKSLEEQGIRLIGNSKVKVGVTPEDATVLTSRKSMPLEELYIPFLKLSNNGHAEVLAKQMGKSVHGEGSWDKGIEVMEDKLAKYGVNTDTVMLRDGSGMSHKNLIPAEELTKFLYEIQDESWFPVFKNALPVAGEPERLVGGTLRDRMTGESTKGNVIAKTGSLTGVSTLSGYVTSKDGKKLIFSIMMNNYKTGSMTELQDEIATVLAKHEFE, translated from the coding sequence ATGAACCTTAAAGGCAAGTTAAATACAGTTCTCCTTGTTTTCCTCATGGTTATACTTGCAATAATGCCTTTGACAATGGAAGAAAACACATCGTTTGTGAAAGCCTCAGATGACTCAAAAACACCTACAGAATCCGCAAAAGTTGCATCCGATGAAACCGCACAATTAACTAAAAAGATCGATGAAATACTAAATGATGAACGTCTTGATGGTGCTATTGCCGGAGTGAGTATTCGAAACGCCGGTAATGGGGCGGTTCTCTATTCGCACGATAGTGATATTCGCTTGCACCCAGCCTCTAATGAGAAAATAATTACTGGTGCATCTGCACTGGATGTACTCGGACCGGATTATCGTTTTTCAACTGAAGTTTTGACTGATGGTGAAGTGAAAGGTAAGGTTCTTAAAGGAAATTTGTATTTGAAAGGGAAGGGCGACCCAACCCTCATGAAAAAAGATTTAACTCAATTTGCGAAAGAACTGAAGAAGAAAGGAATTCATAAGATTAAGGGTGATTTGATTGGCGACGATAGCTGGTTTGATGATGTCCGGTTATCTACAGATTTAAACTGGGATGATGAACCTTATTATACTGGAGCCCAGGTATCTGCATTAACCATTGCTCCGAATGATGATTATGATGCAGGAACAGTTATTGTTGAAGTGTACCCTGGGGAGGAGGCAGAAGCGAAACCTAAAATAAAGCTTGTACCAGAAACTGACTACCTAACCATTGTAAATAAAGCAAAAACAGTTGGTAAAAATGAATCGAAGGACATTTCCATTGAGCGGGAACATGGAACAAATAGAATCGTTATCGAAGGAAATATCCCTGTGGATGGCTCGCGCTCAAGGGTATGGAGATCTGTATGGGAACCAACAGGTTATGCGTTGGATGTTTTTAGAAAGTCTTTAGAAGAGCAGGGCATTCGGCTAATTGGCAACTCAAAGGTTAAAGTAGGCGTTACACCTGAAGATGCTACTGTTCTGACATCAAGAAAATCGATGCCGCTGGAGGAACTATACATTCCCTTTTTAAAGTTGAGTAATAATGGTCACGCGGAAGTGCTTGCCAAGCAAATGGGTAAATCCGTCCATGGTGAAGGAAGCTGGGATAAAGGAATTGAAGTTATGGAGGATAAGCTTGCTAAATATGGAGTAAATACGGATACGGTTATGCTTCGTGATGGCTCGGGTATGTCACATAAAAACTTAATCCCGGCAGAAGAGCTAACCAAATTTCTTTATGAAATACAGGATGAAAGCTGGTTCCCTGTATTTAAAAATGCACTGCCAGTAGCCGGCGAGCCTGAGCGACTTGTAGGGGGTACGCTTCGGGACCGCATGACAGGTGAATCGACAAAAGGTAATGTTATCGCTAAAACTGGTTCATTGACTGGTGTTAGCACACTTTCTGGATATGTTACATCGAAGGACGGCAAAAAGCTTATCTTTTCAATCATGATGAACAATTACAAAACGGGATCAATGACGGAGCTCCAAGATGAAATTGCTACTGTGTTAGCGAAACATGAGTTTGAATAA
- a CDS encoding ABC transporter ATP-binding protein has protein sequence MLMQMQDVRLIRDGKTILDDINWEVNNGEHWAIIGMNGAGKTALLNLVCGYLYPTKGTISVFGKQFGHYPLNELRKQIGWVSLSFSEKMQHHADNSGIQIILSGKFASIGLYEQPSWNDIEKASEILEQLGIERLREQSYRSMSQGEKQRILIGRALMASPKLLILDEPCTGLDFLSKELLLSTINQMADKQQTTILYVTHQLDEILPIFTHSLLLREGRIFSQGLTKNQLTSENVSNFCNTPVQISQENNRYLLELGLKTGV, from the coding sequence ATGCTTATGCAGATGCAAGATGTTCGTTTAATACGAGACGGAAAAACAATTCTTGATGATATAAACTGGGAAGTGAATAACGGTGAGCATTGGGCAATTATTGGGATGAATGGAGCCGGAAAAACGGCGTTGTTAAACCTAGTGTGCGGCTATCTCTATCCAACAAAAGGAACAATCAGTGTGTTCGGAAAACAATTCGGCCATTATCCGCTGAATGAACTAAGAAAACAGATTGGCTGGGTTAGTCTATCGTTTTCTGAAAAGATGCAGCATCACGCTGACAACAGTGGTATCCAGATTATACTCAGTGGTAAATTTGCATCCATCGGGCTTTATGAACAGCCGAGCTGGAACGATATTGAAAAGGCTTCAGAGATCTTGGAACAACTTGGGATAGAAAGACTTAGAGAGCAATCCTACCGCAGCATGTCCCAGGGTGAAAAGCAGCGAATCCTAATTGGCAGAGCCTTGATGGCCTCACCAAAGCTGCTCATTTTAGATGAACCATGCACGGGACTTGATTTTCTGTCAAAAGAACTGCTATTATCTACCATCAATCAAATGGCTGACAAGCAGCAAACTACTATTCTTTATGTAACGCATCAACTTGATGAGATACTGCCAATTTTTACTCATTCTCTATTGCTCAGAGAAGGCCGGATTTTTTCACAGGGGTTGACGAAGAACCAATTGACTTCAGAAAATGTATCGAACTTTTGCAATACTCCTGTTCAGATTAGTCAAGAGAATAATCGCTATTTACTTGAGCTTGGATTAAAAACCGGTGTATGA
- a CDS encoding aldo/keto reductase, translating to MKQAIPEITLNDGVTLPAIGFGTYKLNGNDGANAIRSAIDVGYRLIDTAYNYENEGAVGEAVRRSTVPREELRITSKLPGRYHKYDLAVNTIQESLYRAGLDYYDLYLIHWPNPKQDHYTEAWQALIDAKKWGLIRSIGVCNFLPEHIERLESETGIKPCINQVELHPFFNQEQQRKWDKENDVITESWSPLSRAGEVLENQAIQKIAKNHSKSVSQIILRWHYQLGAIPIPKSSSSKRQLENISIFDFTLDDGEIRIISQLTRLDGRMKDQDPVTYEEF from the coding sequence ATGAAACAAGCAATTCCAGAAATTACATTGAATGATGGAGTTACTTTGCCAGCTATAGGATTCGGTACGTATAAACTTAATGGGAATGATGGTGCAAATGCTATAAGAAGTGCAATTGATGTGGGTTATCGACTAATTGATACCGCTTATAATTATGAAAATGAAGGAGCAGTTGGGGAAGCGGTTCGCCGCAGTACTGTTCCGAGAGAGGAACTAAGAATCACTTCCAAATTACCTGGCCGCTATCATAAGTATGATTTAGCCGTTAACACCATTCAAGAATCCTTATACCGCGCTGGTCTTGATTATTACGACCTATACCTTATTCATTGGCCTAACCCTAAACAAGATCACTATACAGAAGCCTGGCAAGCATTAATTGATGCCAAAAAGTGGGGATTAATCCGTTCTATTGGTGTTTGTAACTTCTTGCCGGAACATATAGAACGGTTAGAAAGTGAAACAGGAATAAAACCATGCATCAATCAAGTGGAATTACATCCATTTTTCAATCAGGAACAACAAAGAAAATGGGACAAAGAAAACGATGTTATCACAGAATCATGGAGTCCATTATCCCGAGCTGGTGAAGTTTTAGAAAATCAGGCCATCCAAAAGATTGCTAAAAATCACAGCAAATCTGTTTCTCAAATTATTTTACGCTGGCATTATCAGCTCGGTGCGATTCCAATTCCTAAATCTTCATCATCCAAGCGACAACTTGAGAATATATCAATTTTTGACTTCACCCTAGATGATGGAGAAATTCGTATCATTTCCCAATTAACCCGTCTGGATGGAAGAATGAAGGATCAGGATCCGGTTACTTATGAAGAGTTCTAA
- the glmS gene encoding glutamine--fructose-6-phosphate transaminase (isomerizing) — MCGIVGYIGQNDTKDILLNGLEKLEYRGYDSAGIAMLNDDGMNLFKVKGRIAALRDRVDASTHATMGIGHTRWATHGVPSVENAHPHQSTSGRFTIVHNGVIENYQDLKKGHLQDVNFVSETDTEVIVQLVEQLFNECQDTAEAFRQAVSLLNGSYALGLIDREDQDTIYVAKNKSPLLIGLGEGFNVIASDAMATLKLTDQYLEIHDKEIVLVNRNFVEIQKLDGTAVARKPFTAQIDVSDTEKGTYPHFMLKEIDEQPFVMRRIIKEYQDENNELKLDNDIREAMKACDRVYIIACGTSYHAGLVGKSFIEKLANIPVEVHVASEFSYNMPLLSEKPLFVFISQSGETADSRSVLVRIKEKGYPALTITNVPGSTLSREANYTLNLYAGPEIAVASTKAYTAQIAVLAILAVDTAKAKGLTIDFDPMQELAIVANAMEVLTDQKETIEDLAKDYLETTRNAFFIGRSSDYYVCLEGSLKLKEISYIQAEGFAGGELKHGTIALIEEGTPVIALATQKDVNYAIRSNVQEVAARGANAMVISMRGLEQDDDAFVLPHVHELLTPLATVVPLQLLAYYAALHRDCDVDKPRNLAKSVTVE; from the coding sequence ATGTGTGGAATTGTAGGTTATATAGGACAAAACGATACAAAAGATATTTTATTAAATGGACTTGAAAAATTGGAATACCGCGGTTACGACTCTGCGGGAATTGCGATGTTAAATGACGACGGAATGAATCTTTTTAAAGTAAAAGGACGGATTGCAGCGCTCCGAGATCGTGTAGACGCGTCAACACATGCCACAATGGGAATTGGCCATACACGCTGGGCAACCCATGGCGTGCCAAGTGTTGAGAACGCACATCCACACCAAAGTACTTCCGGACGCTTTACAATAGTTCATAATGGGGTTATCGAAAACTACCAGGACTTAAAAAAGGGCCATTTACAAGATGTGAACTTTGTTAGTGAAACAGATACTGAGGTCATCGTTCAGCTAGTTGAGCAATTATTTAACGAATGTCAGGACACTGCTGAGGCATTTCGCCAAGCTGTAAGTCTGCTAAATGGTTCGTATGCACTTGGACTAATCGATCGTGAAGATCAAGATACCATCTATGTGGCAAAAAATAAAAGCCCATTATTGATTGGTTTAGGTGAGGGCTTTAACGTTATTGCAAGTGATGCAATGGCAACACTAAAATTAACGGACCAGTATTTAGAAATCCATGACAAAGAAATCGTACTTGTTAACCGTAACTTTGTTGAAATTCAAAAGCTAGATGGTACTGCTGTTGCTCGTAAACCTTTTACAGCCCAAATTGACGTTAGTGATACTGAAAAAGGCACTTACCCGCACTTTATGCTTAAAGAAATCGACGAACAACCATTTGTTATGCGCAGAATCATTAAGGAGTACCAGGATGAAAACAACGAATTAAAGCTCGATAATGATATCCGGGAAGCAATGAAAGCATGTGACCGCGTGTACATTATCGCATGCGGCACAAGTTACCATGCAGGATTAGTCGGCAAGAGCTTTATTGAGAAACTAGCGAACATTCCAGTAGAGGTCCACGTAGCAAGTGAATTTTCCTATAACATGCCATTGCTGTCAGAAAAACCACTATTTGTGTTTATTTCACAAAGTGGGGAAACTGCCGATAGCAGATCGGTATTAGTAAGAATTAAAGAAAAGGGATACCCAGCACTTACCATTACGAATGTGCCAGGATCCACCCTTTCTCGTGAAGCAAATTACACCTTGAACCTTTATGCAGGACCGGAAATTGCAGTAGCATCAACAAAAGCATATACAGCACAAATCGCTGTATTGGCCATACTTGCAGTGGATACGGCAAAAGCAAAAGGCCTTACAATTGACTTTGATCCGATGCAGGAACTCGCAATTGTTGCGAATGCAATGGAAGTCTTGACAGATCAAAAAGAAACAATTGAAGATCTTGCAAAAGATTATTTAGAAACAACACGAAATGCCTTCTTTATCGGGCGCAGCAGTGATTACTATGTTTGTTTAGAAGGGTCATTGAAGCTTAAGGAAATCTCCTATATTCAAGCAGAGGGATTTGCCGGCGGCGAGTTAAAGCACGGAACAATTGCTTTAATCGAAGAAGGCACACCGGTTATCGCACTCGCCACACAAAAAGACGTGAATTATGCAATCCGCAGTAACGTGCAGGAGGTAGCGGCACGTGGTGCAAACGCAATGGTAATAAGCATGCGTGGCCTTGAGCAGGACGATGATGCATTCGTATTACCGCACGTTCATGAGCTATTAACACCACTTGCAACGGTAGTACCATTGCAACTATTAGCCTACTATGCCGCATTACATCGCGACTGCGACGTAGATAAGCCACGTAATTTGGCTAAGAGTGTTACGGTAGAGTAA
- a CDS encoding S9 family peptidase, producing MIQFPKPTLEQFFRTYAITNFAVSKDEQRLIFNANLNGKMNLWAMDLPDTFPYLFAQQDQSSSFIQFDPNNHYVLSGFDQDGDENHQIYALPREGGLPQPLITGRSGDKFFFAHLSEDGKRLYYMTSAGNESFLNTHVRNVEDGSDNLIHTGQGGLTQLAAVSTTEKEFVYLKSFANTYVTGFVKTDDQEYTLTPDPEKVHVTFDPVFVDDATIYFVTDYESEYGYVAKFDIVTKQFSPVVELDHESVQTINYNKKEHALFMLTEDGVKDNLYRYDLKKEHTEKLNLPVDVISQLHVAESGSLYVLGISATIPSNIYQSNDAMTWKRLTNNTVLGVGKEAMVEPDVVSYESFDGMKIEALLFKASPDNDNGHTIFWPHGGPQAAERKTFRSMFQCFLNRGYSIFAPNFRGSTGYGSSFVKLVEQDWGEGPRLDCVAGIEWLFEKGITDRDKLFLVGGSYGGYMTLLLHGRHPEYFKACVDIFGPSDLFTFVGSVPEHWKPIMDRWIGDPELDKERFIKDSPVTYLESMTRPMLVIQGAKDPRVVKAESDQIVAKLQEKGRDVEYFVMEDEGHGFSKKENEINAYTRMIDFLDQHR from the coding sequence ATGATACAATTTCCAAAACCGACGCTTGAACAGTTTTTCCGTACCTATGCAATTACGAACTTTGCTGTCAGTAAGGATGAACAGCGTCTGATTTTTAATGCGAATTTAAATGGCAAAATGAATTTATGGGCGATGGATTTACCGGACACATTTCCGTATCTATTTGCCCAGCAGGATCAGTCGAGCAGTTTCATTCAATTTGATCCGAATAACCATTATGTCTTATCGGGATTTGACCAGGATGGTGATGAGAATCATCAAATATACGCATTACCTCGAGAAGGTGGGTTACCTCAACCCCTTATAACCGGAAGATCCGGGGACAAGTTCTTTTTTGCCCATCTAAGCGAGGATGGAAAGCGTCTATATTACATGACATCCGCTGGAAATGAATCCTTTTTAAACACACATGTGCGAAACGTCGAGGATGGATCAGACAATCTCATTCATACGGGCCAAGGCGGGCTTACCCAATTAGCCGCTGTTTCAACAACTGAAAAAGAATTTGTCTATCTGAAGTCGTTTGCCAACACATATGTCACTGGATTTGTGAAGACAGACGACCAAGAGTACACCCTTACACCAGACCCGGAAAAAGTTCATGTAACTTTTGATCCTGTATTTGTGGATGATGCGACTATTTACTTTGTAACTGATTATGAAAGTGAGTATGGGTATGTAGCTAAATTTGACATTGTGACGAAGCAGTTCTCACCTGTAGTGGAACTGGACCATGAAAGTGTACAAACAATTAACTATAACAAAAAAGAACATGCACTCTTTATGCTAACGGAGGATGGAGTGAAGGATAATCTATATCGCTATGATTTGAAAAAAGAACATACAGAAAAACTAAACCTGCCAGTTGATGTAATCAGTCAACTTCATGTTGCGGAATCCGGTTCACTGTATGTACTCGGTATTAGTGCAACAATTCCGTCAAACATTTATCAATCAAATGATGCTATGACCTGGAAGCGGCTCACTAATAACACGGTGTTAGGAGTTGGTAAAGAGGCGATGGTTGAACCGGATGTTGTTTCCTATGAATCGTTCGATGGTATGAAAATAGAGGCGCTGCTGTTCAAGGCTAGTCCAGACAATGATAACGGTCATACCATTTTCTGGCCGCACGGTGGACCACAGGCAGCGGAACGAAAGACATTTCGTTCGATGTTTCAATGCTTCCTAAACCGCGGTTACAGTATTTTTGCACCGAACTTTCGGGGCAGCACAGGCTACGGGTCCTCTTTTGTAAAATTGGTTGAACAGGACTGGGGAGAGGGGCCAAGACTTGATTGTGTAGCAGGAATTGAATGGCTGTTTGAAAAAGGCATTACAGATCGGGATAAACTTTTCCTTGTTGGTGGCAGCTATGGCGGATATATGACATTGCTATTGCATGGTCGTCATCCCGAATATTTCAAGGCATGTGTGGACATCTTTGGACCATCAGATTTATTCACATTCGTTGGGTCAGTGCCCGAACACTGGAAGCCAATCATGGACCGGTGGATTGGTGACCCGGAGCTCGATAAAGAACGTTTTATCAAAGATTCACCCGTAACTTATTTGGAATCCATGACAAGACCCATGCTCGTCATCCAGGGAGCCAAAGACCCGCGCGTTGTTAAAGCAGAGTCTGATCAAATTGTGGCTAAGCTGCAGGAGAAGGGCCGTGACGTGGAGTATTTCGTTATGGAGGATGAAGGTCATGGTTTTTCAAAAAAGGAAAATGAAATCAATGCGTATACCCGAATGATTGACTTTTTAGATCAGCACAGATGA
- a CDS encoding ABC transporter ATP-binding protein, with the protein MNTLEMDNVTKVYHDGPKEFRAIDQASLAVKEGEFVAIMGPSGSGKSTLLSIAGALLTPTSGQIRISGKDLASLSANKVTQLRLDKLGFIFQSANLVPYLKIKDQLGLIGKLGNLSKKATEIRTRELLEHFGLYDRLSHFPSELSGGQRQRVAIARALMNDPEIIFADEPTASLDSKRGLEVVEMLADEIKTRNKSGIMVTHDERVLHLCDRVITIKDGKLV; encoded by the coding sequence ATGAATACACTAGAGATGGATAATGTTACTAAAGTTTATCATGATGGACCAAAGGAATTTAGAGCCATTGACCAGGCTTCACTTGCAGTTAAGGAAGGCGAGTTTGTAGCAATTATGGGACCATCCGGTTCTGGGAAGAGCACACTGCTTTCAATAGCTGGTGCACTGCTTACACCAACAAGCGGGCAGATTCGTATTTCAGGCAAGGATCTGGCATCTTTATCAGCCAACAAAGTCACGCAGCTGCGGTTAGATAAACTGGGATTTATTTTTCAATCCGCTAACCTTGTTCCCTATTTAAAAATTAAGGATCAGCTTGGTTTAATCGGCAAACTGGGAAACTTAAGTAAAAAGGCCACAGAAATACGGACGAGGGAACTGCTTGAACACTTTGGGCTGTATGACCGCCTTAGCCATTTCCCGAGTGAACTTTCCGGCGGACAAAGGCAGCGTGTGGCAATCGCGCGCGCATTGATGAATGATCCGGAAATTATTTTTGCAGATGAGCCAACTGCAAGTCTTGATTCGAAGAGGGGATTAGAAGTGGTTGAAATGCTGGCTGATGAGATTAAAACCCGTAATAAATCGGGAATCATGGTTACCCATGATGAACGTGTCCTGCATTTATGTGACCGTGTCATCACAATTAAGGATGGTAAATTAGTATAG